Proteins from a genomic interval of Vicinamibacteria bacterium:
- a CDS encoding FmdB family zinc ribbon protein — MPIYEYECKKCGHRFESIQKVSDPPLNRCVKCKGKAERLVSSPAIQFKGSGWYVTDYARTNKASGDSKASEAEESTSKPKKDEKASKKDKPAKAAAK, encoded by the coding sequence GTGCCTATCTACGAGTATGAGTGCAAGAAGTGCGGGCACCGGTTCGAATCCATCCAGAAAGTAAGCGACCCACCGCTGAACCGGTGCGTCAAGTGCAAGGGTAAGGCGGAACGACTCGTTTCCTCTCCAGCAATCCAGTTCAAGGGCTCGGGCTGGTACGTGACGGACTATGCCCGTACCAACAAGGCCTCTGGTGATTCCAAGGCCAGTGAAGCCGAAGAGTCGACCTCCAAGCCCAAGAAAGACGAGAAGGCATCGAAGAAGGACAAGCCCGCCAAAGCCGCAGCCAAATAG